Proteins co-encoded in one Cytobacillus sp. NJ13 genomic window:
- a CDS encoding GNAT family N-acetyltransferase, with translation MIIRHIKPADAEALAELITKVENESDYMLFEPGERKTSAEAQRKRIEAIQKEDHSTIIAAEKDNRLIGFVMAIGGAARRNRHSAYLVAGILSEHRGQGIGTKLFEELERWACEKHIHRLELTTVIHNQAGVSLYKKAGFEIEGIKKHSLMINGEFVDEYYMGKLL, from the coding sequence ATGATCATCCGCCACATAAAACCAGCTGACGCCGAGGCCCTGGCCGAACTGATCACAAAAGTGGAAAACGAATCAGACTACATGCTTTTCGAGCCAGGTGAAAGAAAGACCTCAGCCGAGGCACAAAGAAAAAGAATCGAAGCCATTCAAAAAGAAGATCATTCGACCATCATCGCAGCGGAAAAAGATAACCGATTGATCGGCTTTGTAATGGCCATTGGAGGTGCTGCACGGAGAAACCGGCACTCAGCCTATCTCGTTGCAGGCATCCTCAGTGAACACAGAGGCCAGGGAATCGGCACGAAGCTTTTTGAAGAGCTCGAACGCTGGGCGTGTGAAAAACATATCCACAGGCTGGAACTTACAACGGTTATCCACAATCAGGCCGGTGTCTCCCTCTACAAAAAAGCCGGATTCGAAATAGAAGGCATTAAAAAACATTCGCTTATGATAAACGGTGAATTTGTCGATGAATACTATATGGGTAAGCTGTTATAA
- a CDS encoding M20 family metallo-hydrolase — MNLYEQLIKDYDQELTRSGINGERLASRLDELSRVGLMDSGGVTRPGYSAKEKEAKELVIKWMKNAGLTVTADGAGNVFGRLEGKTEGASIASGSHVDSVPNGGHFDGPLGVLSALEVAESWKETGYIPEKPYEVVIFSDEEGSRFKSSLTGSRAFMGQLKPEEMDSLRDENGKSFREVLTEYGSSAEECLKAGKNRREIEAFVEVHIEQGKLLERENQPVGVVKGIAGPASLEVTFTGEAGHAGNTPMAGRKDPLVAASLFVAAIENFPKQISDTAVATVGKLNVHPNGFNVIAQEVILTVDIRDIFEETRDQLLDQIKIEAVKIAEERCIDVQMNLNAKIKPLPIDESLQAGIAESLEKFDIKPVYIPSGAGHDTMIVGTEMPAAMLFVRSRDGISHNPREWTSLNDCVYGVHVLKDFVEGLMKK; from the coding sequence ATGAACCTATATGAACAGTTAATAAAAGATTATGACCAGGAACTGACCCGCTCAGGCATAAACGGCGAAAGATTGGCCTCAAGACTTGATGAGCTTTCAAGGGTAGGCCTCATGGATAGCGGCGGGGTGACACGCCCGGGCTATTCTGCCAAAGAGAAAGAAGCGAAAGAGCTAGTAATCAAGTGGATGAAAAACGCTGGTCTTACTGTGACTGCAGATGGAGCAGGAAATGTATTCGGCAGATTGGAAGGAAAAACAGAAGGCGCCTCAATCGCTTCCGGTTCACATGTTGACAGTGTTCCAAATGGAGGGCATTTCGATGGGCCGTTAGGAGTTCTCTCAGCATTGGAAGTTGCGGAGTCATGGAAAGAAACAGGATACATACCGGAGAAGCCGTATGAGGTTGTGATTTTTTCAGATGAAGAGGGTTCGAGATTCAAGAGCAGCTTAACAGGCAGCCGGGCATTTATGGGGCAACTGAAGCCGGAAGAAATGGATAGCCTGCGGGATGAAAATGGCAAGTCGTTTCGGGAAGTATTGACCGAATATGGCAGCAGTGCGGAAGAGTGCTTAAAGGCAGGAAAAAACAGGCGTGAAATCGAAGCTTTTGTGGAAGTCCATATTGAGCAGGGAAAGTTGCTGGAAAGAGAGAATCAGCCAGTTGGAGTGGTCAAAGGCATTGCAGGACCAGCTTCTCTGGAGGTAACATTTACAGGAGAAGCTGGGCATGCAGGAAATACGCCGATGGCTGGACGAAAAGATCCGCTGGTGGCTGCCTCATTGTTTGTAGCTGCCATTGAGAATTTTCCAAAGCAGATCAGTGATACGGCCGTTGCGACTGTCGGAAAGCTGAACGTACATCCAAATGGCTTTAATGTCATCGCACAGGAAGTAATATTAACAGTGGATATCCGGGATATTTTTGAAGAAACCCGTGATCAGCTGCTTGATCAAATTAAGATCGAAGCGGTGAAAATAGCAGAGGAACGATGTATTGACGTGCAAATGAACCTGAATGCCAAAATCAAACCTTTGCCAATTGATGAAAGCCTGCAGGCAGGTATAGCAGAATCCCTTGAGAAGTTCGATATTAAACCCGTTTACATCCCAAGCGGCGCCGGCCATGACACCATGATCGTCGGAACTGAAATGCCGGCCGCCATGCTGTTCGTCCGCAGCAGGGATGGCATCAGCCACAATCCGCGGGAATGGACGTCATTAAATGACTGTGTATATGGTGTACATGTTTTGAAAGATTTTGTTGAAGGTCTTATGAAAAAATAA
- a CDS encoding DUF3100 domain-containing protein, with protein sequence MKNEKTEILKDWRLHAIVLVLVAATEAIGQISFKVGAGVILLLPMLYAFFLGLGLYFTPLIKEKQAKNAEPLIVLGVTLLIAKIGVTIGPQIEAIIAAGPSLLLQELGNLGTILFALPVAIFLGFKREAIGMTHSIGREPNVGLIMNKYGFDSPEGRGVMAIYIFGTVFGAAFLGLISGFLATITPLHPLSFAMASGVGSGSMMAAASGSLVAAFPEMEAQIVAFAGASNLLSLSTGLYASIFIGLPLTEKLYSIMIKRKEKKAADKGGDIHA encoded by the coding sequence ATGAAAAATGAAAAGACAGAAATTTTAAAAGATTGGCGCTTGCATGCCATTGTGCTAGTTCTGGTTGCGGCCACTGAAGCGATTGGACAGATCAGCTTTAAAGTAGGCGCAGGGGTAATTCTGCTGCTGCCTATGCTTTATGCTTTCTTCCTGGGGCTGGGTCTTTACTTCACTCCGCTTATTAAGGAAAAACAGGCTAAAAATGCAGAGCCCCTCATCGTGCTTGGGGTTACTCTTTTAATTGCCAAAATTGGCGTAACGATTGGGCCGCAAATCGAGGCAATCATTGCGGCGGGTCCATCATTATTGCTGCAGGAACTTGGTAACTTAGGAACGATCTTATTTGCACTGCCAGTGGCCATTTTTCTTGGCTTTAAAAGAGAAGCCATTGGCATGACCCACTCGATTGGCCGGGAGCCGAACGTCGGGCTGATTATGAATAAATACGGATTTGATTCGCCAGAAGGCAGAGGAGTAATGGCTATTTATATTTTCGGTACTGTGTTTGGTGCTGCCTTCCTGGGATTGATTTCCGGATTCCTGGCCACCATTACCCCACTCCATCCGCTGTCGTTCGCGATGGCATCAGGGGTGGGAAGCGGCAGCATGATGGCGGCTGCCAGCGGATCGCTCGTCGCTGCCTTCCCTGAAATGGAGGCGCAGATTGTTGCCTTCGCAGGCGCCAGTAACCTGCTTTCACTTTCAACGGGTCTGTATGCCAGTATTTTCATTGGATTGCCTCTTACTGAAAAGCTGTACAGCATTATGATAAAACGCAAAGAGAAAAAGGCTGCGGACAAAGGGGGAGATATCCATGCTTAA
- a CDS encoding NAD(P)-dependent oxidoreductase, with amino-acid sequence MKNIGVIGCGAMGKGIVKNLIKNGYKVFAYDPSQDALVKCEALGAIPQPSPFEAARQADLVISSLPGPSIVKDVMMGGSGVFSALKPHSFVLDMSTIDPKTAQELNQAAKEQDIYFYDCPLSGGPKGADAGTLTIMVGGDDRYLPDIRPVLESVGKDIFLLGPSGSGQVAKLCHNMLVALTTAGLGEVLAVGEKAGVSRSQLAEVIQSGSAHNRVLTVFGENILQHTYENVLFSLEHMNKDIHLYKETAKFYSEDSPLGHLVCDIYEKAMEQGKGKLDSSAVCGSI; translated from the coding sequence ATGAAAAACATAGGCGTAATTGGCTGCGGGGCCATGGGAAAGGGCATTGTGAAAAATTTAATTAAAAACGGGTATAAGGTGTTTGCTTATGATCCCAGTCAGGATGCACTGGTGAAATGCGAGGCGCTGGGGGCCATTCCCCAGCCTTCTCCATTCGAGGCAGCAAGACAGGCGGATCTAGTAATTTCTTCATTGCCTGGACCAAGTATTGTGAAGGATGTTATGATGGGTGGAAGCGGAGTCTTTTCTGCTTTAAAGCCTCACAGTTTTGTGCTGGATATGAGCACCATAGACCCGAAAACAGCCCAGGAATTGAATCAGGCTGCAAAGGAGCAAGACATCTATTTTTATGACTGTCCGTTAAGCGGGGGACCAAAGGGTGCTGATGCCGGTACGCTGACTATAATGGTTGGGGGAGACGATAGATATTTGCCGGACATTCGCCCGGTCCTGGAGAGCGTTGGAAAAGATATCTTTCTGCTGGGTCCTTCAGGATCAGGCCAGGTGGCGAAGCTATGCCACAATATGCTGGTTGCTTTAACGACTGCTGGCCTGGGGGAGGTCCTTGCAGTGGGTGAGAAGGCAGGTGTCAGCCGGTCTCAGCTGGCGGAAGTCATTCAAAGCGGGTCTGCACATAATCGCGTCCTGACCGTATTCGGTGAGAATATCCTTCAGCATACATACGAGAATGTGCTGTTCAGCCTAGAGCACATGAATAAGGATATTCACTTATACAAAGAAACAGCCAAATTTTATAGCGAAGATTCTCCTTTGGGTCATCTGGTGTGCGATATCTATGAAAAGGCGATGGAGCAAGGGAAGGGCAAGCTTGATTCTTCCGCTGTATGCGGATCTATCTAG
- a CDS encoding aldehyde dehydrogenase family protein yields MSTEVNSQKIEAVNAGAETFYNYMGGEWIPSVTGETYPSVNPANTAEVLGYFQKSNEIDVQKAIESAKRAFPEWKNTSPISRGDILFKLIFLIQQEKEELAEIITKEVGKTIEAGRKEVDATVQALKHFSGEANRISGETVPAIDPKTFACTIQEPLGVVAVVTPFNFPLGIAIYKIAPSMLAGNTIIYKAASDTSLIAVKVVELFEKAGMPAGVLNMITGPGSVVGKELGTNPEIKAVSFTGSSDVGIHLGKLVTAHGGKMQAEMGGKNATIILEDANLDEAVQSVVISGFYNNGQSCTGTSRVIVPRSISRKVIDLLVEKAKQVKVGDGVQEGYDNGAVANKHQLNTYLHYVNSAIEEGAVLEYGGKQLTNGDMANGYFVAPTVFSKVTKDFTIAQEEIFGPVVAVMEVDSYEEAIELANDTDFGLSSAIFTNDLQKAFDFVRKIETGVTHVNIPSNHYENQLPFGGKKTSSIGPREQGSTALDFWLDTKTVYIKP; encoded by the coding sequence ATGAGTACAGAGGTTAATAGCCAGAAAATTGAGGCCGTCAATGCTGGTGCAGAAACTTTTTACAATTATATGGGCGGGGAATGGATTCCTTCTGTGACAGGGGAGACGTATCCGAGTGTGAATCCAGCTAATACAGCTGAGGTACTGGGTTACTTTCAGAAATCGAATGAGATTGATGTGCAAAAAGCCATCGAGAGTGCAAAGAGGGCTTTTCCCGAATGGAAAAATACATCTCCAATCAGCCGGGGGGACATCCTTTTTAAACTGATCTTTCTCATCCAGCAGGAAAAAGAGGAATTAGCTGAAATCATTACGAAGGAAGTCGGCAAAACGATCGAGGCAGGGCGAAAGGAAGTGGATGCAACGGTTCAGGCTCTGAAGCATTTCAGCGGCGAGGCGAATCGGATTTCAGGTGAAACCGTGCCTGCAATTGATCCGAAAACCTTTGCCTGCACGATTCAGGAGCCGCTTGGAGTGGTGGCTGTCGTTACGCCATTTAATTTTCCGCTCGGAATCGCCATTTATAAAATTGCACCTTCCATGCTGGCGGGAAATACGATCATCTATAAGGCCGCAAGTGACACGTCTCTAATTGCAGTGAAGGTAGTCGAGCTGTTTGAAAAGGCGGGAATGCCAGCGGGCGTGCTGAATATGATCACAGGACCGGGTTCTGTCGTGGGAAAAGAGCTTGGAACCAATCCGGAAATTAAGGCCGTCTCGTTTACAGGCTCCTCTGATGTGGGCATCCATCTTGGCAAGCTTGTGACAGCCCATGGCGGAAAAATGCAGGCTGAAATGGGCGGGAAGAATGCGACGATCATACTGGAGGATGCCAATCTGGATGAGGCTGTCCAGAGTGTGGTCATCAGCGGATTTTACAATAACGGCCAAAGCTGTACGGGAACCAGCCGCGTGATTGTGCCACGGTCCATTTCTCGAAAGGTCATCGATTTATTGGTTGAAAAAGCGAAGCAAGTAAAGGTCGGCGATGGGGTTCAGGAGGGATATGACAATGGTGCGGTTGCGAATAAGCATCAATTGAATACGTATCTCCATTATGTGAATAGCGCCATTGAAGAAGGAGCGGTGCTCGAATATGGCGGAAAGCAGCTGACAAATGGCGATATGGCGAATGGTTATTTCGTCGCTCCGACAGTTTTCAGTAAAGTTACGAAGGATTTTACAATCGCCCAGGAAGAGATTTTCGGTCCGGTTGTGGCTGTGATGGAAGTGGATTCTTACGAAGAGGCGATTGAGCTTGCAAATGATACGGACTTTGGCTTGTCATCCGCCATTTTTACGAATGACCTTCAGAAGGCATTCGATTTTGTCCGGAAAATTGAAACAGGTGTCACGCATGTGAACATCCCATCCAACCATTATGAAAACCAGCTTCCGTTTGGCGGCAAAAAGACATCCAGCATCGGGCCGCGTGAACAGGGCAGCACGGCATTGGATTTCTGGCTTGATACAAAAACCGTTTATATAAAACCTTAA
- a CDS encoding helix-turn-helix domain-containing protein, whose product MTIMQDKISSLLEINRSLTQSLDLEEILKRLVQAAFDLLDHADTTILYTLKEDGLLHFSSGVGVEAGFMSQVKFEPGESLTGQVFLTKKGVIASGHEFREHMSSMSETNYVHFFNGVYQRDVKSGIVVPLVYKENCIGVLVVDNFDKDVQFTEADFQVLEVVADQAAIAIMNSKLYEEVRRKNEELSQSLDIHRKFTKILLEGRGTSYILDTISHILGSPVIFAESPLNPSSSFQIINSNELFGYFLLDEPVERLTNIQKAALERASTALSLEFVRQNTLFEKEMHLREEAFHDLINGGRLNARILEKFRMNEKSSIACMMVDCKSGFLWDAASILQKEKLIRSIEQIIMKYCETSIVFTKSNQIIALLVNGRKKYDQSLADDIQRKVNRTVIGLGREVALTDMTDTYQEAAEALSFAKNHQHKTFITYSELGAERLWLNTDRSLLKKFVSDKIGSLIKMEPEYLKTMQTFLAHNQSHKQTAEEMHIHPNTLAYRLKKIESELQLDFSRKEDWITVVLAFQVFDFLNP is encoded by the coding sequence ATGACCATCATGCAGGACAAAATATCAAGCCTTCTGGAAATTAATCGCAGTTTAACCCAGTCTCTTGACCTGGAGGAGATTCTAAAGAGGCTGGTACAAGCTGCCTTTGATTTATTAGACCATGCTGACACGACCATCCTTTATACGTTAAAGGAAGATGGATTATTGCATTTTTCCAGCGGGGTTGGGGTGGAGGCAGGCTTTATGAGCCAGGTGAAGTTTGAGCCTGGTGAATCCTTGACTGGGCAGGTATTTCTGACTAAAAAGGGCGTCATTGCTTCAGGACATGAGTTCAGGGAGCATATGAGCAGTATGTCTGAGACAAATTATGTTCATTTTTTTAATGGCGTTTACCAGCGGGATGTGAAGAGCGGTATCGTTGTCCCATTGGTTTATAAGGAGAATTGCATCGGCGTGCTTGTGGTGGATAACTTCGACAAGGATGTACAGTTTACTGAAGCCGACTTTCAAGTGCTGGAGGTGGTGGCAGATCAGGCGGCTATTGCCATCATGAACTCGAAGCTTTACGAAGAAGTGAGGCGAAAAAATGAGGAACTGAGCCAATCCCTTGATATCCACCGGAAATTCACGAAGATTCTGCTGGAGGGAAGGGGGACTTCGTATATCCTGGATACCATAAGTCACATTTTGGGCTCCCCCGTAATCTTTGCAGAGTCACCATTAAATCCATCCAGTTCATTTCAGATCATAAACTCCAACGAACTTTTCGGATATTTCCTCCTGGATGAGCCAGTTGAACGTTTGACGAATATCCAGAAGGCCGCTCTTGAGCGTGCTTCAACGGCTTTGTCACTGGAGTTTGTAAGGCAGAATACGCTTTTTGAAAAAGAGATGCATCTAAGGGAAGAGGCCTTTCATGATTTAATCAATGGCGGACGCCTGAATGCAAGGATTCTGGAAAAATTCCGCATGAATGAGAAAAGCAGCATCGCCTGTATGATGGTGGACTGCAAGTCTGGTTTTCTATGGGATGCAGCCTCCATCCTTCAAAAAGAAAAACTCATTCGATCGATCGAGCAGATCATCATGAAATACTGTGAAACCTCAATCGTTTTTACGAAATCAAACCAAATCATAGCACTCCTGGTGAATGGACGGAAAAAGTATGACCAGTCTCTGGCTGATGATATTCAGAGAAAAGTGAACAGAACTGTCATTGGTTTGGGCAGAGAGGTTGCCTTGACAGATATGACTGATACTTATCAGGAAGCTGCCGAAGCTTTATCATTTGCTAAAAACCATCAGCACAAAACCTTTATCACCTATTCTGAGCTTGGTGCTGAAAGACTGTGGCTCAACACAGACCGCAGCTTGCTGAAAAAATTTGTCTCCGATAAAATAGGCTCTCTTATAAAAATGGAGCCTGAATACTTAAAAACGATGCAAACCTTTCTGGCACATAATCAAAGCCATAAACAAACAGCAGAAGAGATGCATATCCATCCCAATACCCTTGCATACCGGCTGAAAAAAATCGAAAGCGAGCTGCAGCTGGATTTTTCACGGAAAGAAGATTGGATTACAGTGGTCCTGGCATTCCAGGTCTTTGATTTTTTAAATCCATAA
- the treR gene encoding trehalose operon repressor: MAKIKYLEIYNDLKNKIDNKVYAFQQLLPSENTLIKQYECSRNTVRRAIANLVSDGYVQTIHGQGVRVIFQELRQKEYLFGGIETFKESSIRNKNKYRTEVVFFEERTADEQLRQITSFPIGIEIYHLQRVRYLDGRPLIMDYNYFRKDIVKGLNKEIAEDSIYEYMENELKESIITTKRMMTVEKVNELDQAYLNLIDYNCVAVVTNFTYNSDGVMFEFTQSRHTPDSFVFFEQAQRIK; this comes from the coding sequence ATGGCTAAAATTAAGTATCTTGAAATTTATAATGATTTAAAAAATAAAATAGACAACAAGGTGTATGCGTTTCAGCAGCTGCTTCCATCTGAGAATACCTTGATCAAGCAGTATGAATGCTCCAGGAATACCGTTCGGCGGGCGATTGCCAATCTTGTTTCCGATGGGTATGTCCAAACCATTCACGGGCAAGGCGTCCGTGTGATTTTTCAGGAACTAAGGCAAAAAGAGTACTTGTTTGGCGGTATCGAGACGTTTAAGGAGTCTTCAATTAGAAACAAAAATAAATACCGGACTGAAGTAGTTTTTTTTGAAGAAAGAACCGCAGATGAACAACTAAGACAGATAACTTCCTTTCCAATCGGGATTGAAATCTATCATTTGCAAAGGGTCCGATACCTGGATGGAAGGCCTTTGATTATGGATTATAACTATTTTCGAAAAGATATTGTAAAAGGTTTAAATAAGGAGATTGCAGAGGATTCTATTTATGAATACATGGAAAATGAGTTAAAGGAAAGCATCATTACAACGAAAAGAATGATGACAGTTGAAAAGGTAAATGAGCTGGATCAAGCCTATTTGAACCTGATAGATTACAACTGTGTCGCCGTTGTCACCAATTTTACTTACAATTCGGATGGAGTCATGTTTGAGTTTACTCAGTCCAGGCATACCCCTGACTCCTTCGTGTTTTTCGAGCAGGCACAAAGGATAAAATAA
- a CDS encoding trehalase family glycosidase, whose amino-acid sequence MDITKTPLSFYGSYMALAFQKQEGAMKTGLFLNSLRGKSRSHMNVLKLIPTVNGAPVDYEYIADYNLVIIRFSGGEISICFDSDSRIVIKGSGEKAGLRLDTQPVYNFEYNYLLGRKGSEYCIVNSYKNLTKFMIFCPSGSVSLNQDVYMDSRGSTNEAENQSAINISSADGSGFLCVMEDLPTHGGKPADREYSFEQALKNSRKAFEDYCSKLPEAPEEYRDTQINAAYINWSSVVKPEGYLKRDTMFVSNNYFLGTWSWDHCFNAIALAGVDNQLSWDQMAVLFDYQDKLGQIPGSLSDSTIRWNFAKPPVHGWTYTKMMEKMEFSAEQLEAIYRQIKKQVQFYLTYKDSNEDGIPEYHHGNDSGQDNSTVFRNASIIDSPDLTAFLIKDMDMLVMVAEKLGKSEEKSHWEQESKRLTDLYCSYFLVDDLPVARVMSTGEVIESASFLPLMSLLIADKLPASARKKMVETITSGKYTTKWGIASEAVDSSLYQDDAYWRGAIWAPTTLILIDALERCGEMEAALSISEKYCKLVHQNGFSENFNALTGEGLRDPSFTWTASAFIYLAAKVQESRA is encoded by the coding sequence ATGGATATAACGAAAACACCGTTAAGCTTTTATGGCTCTTATATGGCTCTTGCCTTTCAGAAGCAAGAGGGGGCAATGAAAACTGGCCTTTTTTTAAACTCTTTAAGAGGCAAGTCAAGAAGCCATATGAATGTGTTAAAGCTGATTCCTACTGTAAATGGAGCACCTGTTGATTATGAATACATAGCAGACTATAACCTTGTCATCATCCGATTTTCCGGCGGTGAAATCTCTATCTGTTTTGACAGTGATTCAAGGATTGTTATCAAAGGATCGGGGGAGAAGGCTGGGCTGCGTTTGGACACACAGCCTGTCTACAATTTTGAATATAATTATTTATTGGGGAGAAAGGGCAGCGAATACTGCATTGTCAACAGCTATAAGAATTTAACTAAATTCATGATTTTTTGCCCAAGCGGATCCGTTTCCCTGAATCAAGATGTGTATATGGACAGCAGAGGGAGCACGAATGAGGCGGAAAATCAGTCCGCTATTAATATCTCATCTGCTGACGGCAGCGGATTTTTATGTGTGATGGAAGACCTGCCTACCCATGGAGGGAAACCGGCTGATCGGGAATACAGCTTTGAGCAAGCCCTTAAAAACAGCAGGAAAGCATTTGAGGACTATTGCAGCAAACTGCCTGAAGCTCCTGAAGAATACAGGGATACCCAAATCAATGCAGCGTATATTAATTGGTCCTCAGTTGTGAAACCTGAAGGCTACCTGAAGAGGGATACGATGTTTGTATCGAATAATTATTTCCTTGGCACATGGAGCTGGGATCACTGTTTCAACGCGATTGCTCTGGCTGGTGTGGATAATCAATTATCCTGGGACCAAATGGCTGTCTTATTTGATTATCAGGACAAACTTGGGCAAATTCCTGGTTCGCTCAGTGACTCGACAATCCGCTGGAACTTTGCCAAACCGCCAGTGCACGGGTGGACTTATACTAAAATGATGGAGAAAATGGAGTTTTCAGCCGAACAGCTTGAGGCCATTTACCGTCAAATTAAGAAACAGGTGCAATTTTATCTGACTTATAAAGATTCAAATGAAGATGGCATCCCAGAATACCATCATGGCAATGATTCGGGCCAGGATAATAGTACGGTGTTTAGAAATGCCAGCATCATTGATTCGCCAGACCTGACGGCTTTTCTAATCAAGGATATGGATATGCTTGTGATGGTAGCGGAGAAGCTTGGAAAATCAGAAGAGAAGAGCCATTGGGAACAGGAATCAAAACGGCTGACCGATCTGTATTGTTCTTACTTCCTTGTGGATGATCTTCCTGTCGCACGTGTTATGTCCACAGGCGAAGTAATCGAAAGCGCGAGCTTCCTGCCGCTCATGTCTCTGTTGATCGCAGATAAACTGCCGGCTTCTGCAAGAAAGAAAATGGTGGAAACCATTACGAGCGGCAAATATACAACAAAATGGGGCATTGCCTCAGAAGCGGTCGACAGCAGTCTTTACCAGGATGATGCCTATTGGCGCGGAGCCATTTGGGCACCAACGACGCTTATATTAATCGATGCACTGGAAAGATGCGGCGAAATGGAGGCAGCGCTGTCCATAAGTGAAAAATATTGTAAGCTTGTTCATCAGAATGGATTTTCAGAAAATTTTAATGCCCTGACAGGTGAGGGGTTAAGAGATCCGTCCTTTACTTGGACTGCTAGCGCGTTCATTTACCTGGCGGCTAAGGTTCAAGAATCCAGAGCATAA
- a CDS encoding PTS transporter subunit EIIC, producing MSKLNENVSSIIENIGGAENVVTATHCVTRLRLVLDNEELVDVKKLEENDLVKGTFSASGQFQVIIGPGLVEKVFAEFVKQTGTEEVSSEELREITSKKKNVLQRGIRVLADIFIPILPAIVAAGLLMGLNNVLANPGIFYEGESVLDVHTEWSGFAGIINLISNTAFTFLPALIAFSAAKKFGGNPVLGIVLGLIMVHPELMNAYAFASDPESVEHWNLFGFEIAKVGYQGQVIPVLFAAYLLATLEKSLRKVIPESLQLLAVAPIALIITGIATFTIIGPVTMTGANWITDGILYLFDVSPVLAGAVYGLISPPLVITGMHHLFLGVNLQMAGSLGYVTLWPIGETVTLAQGIAALTMFFLIKNNKKLKSVSLSATVSAWLGITEPAIYGVNLRFRYPFIAVMIGSAIGSAYLSFMDVKATSVGVGGMLSFLSVLPEYWSSYFTGMAITAVITVGLTLLFSKSKIFKSKEVKSEMTEAA from the coding sequence ATGTCAAAATTAAATGAAAACGTTTCCTCCATTATCGAAAACATCGGAGGAGCAGAAAACGTTGTAACCGCAACACACTGTGTCACCCGGCTGCGATTAGTGCTGGATAACGAGGAACTAGTCGACGTGAAGAAATTGGAAGAGAATGACCTTGTAAAAGGAACCTTCTCAGCAAGCGGCCAGTTTCAGGTCATCATCGGCCCTGGATTGGTTGAAAAAGTATTTGCCGAGTTTGTGAAGCAAACAGGCACAGAAGAAGTTTCTTCAGAGGAATTAAGAGAAATTACTTCTAAAAAGAAAAACGTCCTTCAAAGAGGAATCCGAGTGCTCGCAGACATTTTTATACCAATCCTGCCTGCCATCGTTGCAGCCGGTTTATTAATGGGACTAAATAATGTACTAGCAAACCCTGGCATCTTTTATGAAGGAGAATCCGTGCTCGATGTTCATACAGAATGGTCCGGGTTTGCAGGAATTATTAATCTGATTTCAAATACAGCATTTACATTCCTGCCTGCACTAATTGCCTTTTCTGCTGCAAAGAAATTCGGTGGCAATCCTGTTTTGGGAATTGTTCTTGGCTTAATCATGGTTCACCCGGAACTTATGAATGCCTATGCATTTGCATCTGACCCAGAATCAGTCGAGCACTGGAATCTATTTGGTTTTGAAATTGCAAAAGTCGGGTACCAGGGACAAGTTATTCCAGTCCTTTTTGCGGCGTATCTGTTAGCAACTCTTGAAAAAAGTTTGAGAAAAGTCATTCCGGAAAGCCTGCAGCTATTGGCTGTTGCTCCAATCGCACTGATCATTACGGGCATTGCGACATTTACAATCATTGGGCCTGTTACTATGACAGGCGCTAACTGGATTACTGACGGTATTTTGTATCTGTTTGATGTATCACCAGTTCTGGCTGGGGCAGTATACGGACTAATTTCACCGCCGCTTGTTATTACAGGAATGCATCACTTATTCCTTGGTGTGAACCTGCAAATGGCTGGCTCCCTTGGCTATGTTACACTTTGGCCAATAGGCGAAACCGTTACACTTGCTCAAGGTATCGCAGCCTTAACCATGTTCTTCTTAATTAAAAACAATAAAAAACTCAAAAGTGTTTCGCTTTCCGCAACTGTATCAGCTTGGTTAGGCATTACAGAACCAGCGATTTATGGAGTTAATCTGAGATTCAGATATCCATTTATTGCGGTCATGATTGGCAGTGCCATTGGAAGCGCATACCTTTCCTTTATGGATGTAAAAGCCACCTCTGTAGGTGTTGGCGGAATGCTCTCCTTCCTTTCTGTATTACCGGAATACTGGAGCTCTTACTTTACAGGAATGGCAATTACAGCAGTCATCACGGTGGGATTAACATTGCTGTTTAGCAAGTCGAAAATATTTAAATCGAAGGAAGTTAAATCAGAAATGACTGAAGCAGCTTAA